CGATAGTCTTCCAGGGCTTCCCGGCCCTCATTCCCGGTCAGGCCCAGACCTCTCCCAAATTCACGCGGGCTGGCCCCTTCCTGGGCCTTTCCCCTGGAGCTGGGGGATTGGTCTCCCCGGTCCGCCCCTCTTGCAGGAGAAGCGAGGTATGTCCCAATCACCGTTTTGCCGTGACCTAGAGTAGATGTACGTTTGCCACGTTTGGTTGACAGCGTTCACATAGCTACTAAATAGTAAAAATGACGATACTGGATGAGTAGTGTGTGAACTAGGTAACAAGAGGTCAAGCGATTTCGGTTAAGTTTCCCGGGATACTGGAAAATAGGACTGCTTGAATGGACTATGACAGATTGGAGTATTCACTCTTACTGGAAGACTGGGACTCCGTAGCGGATGAGATGATGGCTGCGGAGCACATAATTTCTTTGACTTGTTTTGAGCAGATGCTGCAAGAAAGGCGCATTTCTAGGTCCTCGTGGCTTACAATCATGTTGAACACTGAGATTTATAAGGTAAGTGCAAAATTTGATATGATGTTAAGAGCAATCCTGAGGTATACATGGGTAGACTCTGACGATGACTTGAGGTGGCATTTGGTGTCTGCTATACTTTCTCTTAACGGCTTTGACTTTTCTAATAAAACCGATGGTTTCGACTGTATATCTAGCATTGTTGAATTTGTTTCTAAATATATTGGGGTTACAGGTGCTGATGTTCTTAAGGTGGTTGAAAATCCCGACAGAGTTTCAATAAAATTGTTGATGGCAAGCCGCGCATGTCCTCAATAAACGTTACACCTCAATAACCAGCTAGATTGGCAACGATGGTGAGATATATTCATTCCCGGTGCATCCAGAAAAATATGCCCCGTTTCCTGCTGACTGAAATCTCGGCTGACCCTGACGCTCGTGGTGGCGAAGGACCAGTCGGGGTGAGTCAGAGTGGATGGGATTTTTACCCTTCGCCCTTTGTCTGCTGGTCCTTTTTCAGTCTGGCTCCGAGACTGGACATGACATTTTGAGGTGGATGCAGAAAGTTATTGAGGCGGTGAAGTGTTTAGGCATTTTGTGCCATTGTGCGGAGTAGCTATGCGCTTTATGCTTCCCAGCTCGGTGCGGGCCAACCTCCTCCTGGTCATTCTGGCTGGGATTCTGCCCATGGTTGTTGTCATCCTCTGGACGGGAGATGAACTCCGGAAAAAGGAGCAGCTAGAAGCTGAAGCGGGTTCACAGCTCATCTGCGGTAGCCTCGCCAGCCAGCAGGAAGCGATCACACTGGGAGTGAAGCAGCTCCTTTCTACTTTGGCTCAATTGCCAGAGGTCCAGGGGTTGGACGTCAAAAAGTGCTCTCTGCTCTTTGAGAACTTGCTCGAGCTTAATCCTCATCACGGGAACATCGTTCTATTGAACACGAATGGGGACGCACTGGCCTCGGGAAGAGCTTTCCTGAAGTCCAATATAATGCACTTAAAGCACGTTGCAGATGCAAAAAATCGCTTGGAGTTCTCAGCAGGTCAATATCAAGTTGGGTCCATCAGCAAGGTCCCTGTATTCTCCTTTGCCTTCCCGGTAATGGATTTTTCAGGTCGCTTGGTCGGGATACTCGCCACCAGCCTAAAGCTTGACCGCTATTACGCCATGTTTGAACTCACCGCCATGCCCCCCGGTACTGTGTTTGAGGTGTTGGACGACACTGGGGTTCGCATGGTTCGATATCCTGAGGGTGAAAAATCCAGAATCGGGACGCCCGTTTCGCCAAACGATTGGCTACAATATTTTGCGAGCGTTACGCCAAAAGGCTTGAAGCCGTATTTTGAGGACCATGAGGGCCATTCTGATCACATGGACGAGGATGACGCTCGCCGCCATTACATCTCCCGCCAGTTGAGACTCAATCCTGGCGGACCGCCCTATATGATCTTTACCGTGGGGATTCCTGAAGCCCAGATTATTGCCAAAGCTGATGCCGTTACCATAAGGTATCTCATCTGGCTTTCCGTGGCTTCGCTATTATCCTTGGCCACTGCATACCTTATAGGAAAACGGGGCTTGGTAATTCCTTTGAAGAAAATGGCTAACACCGCCAAGCAGCTTGAGAGCGGTGACCTAGAAGCTAGGACTGGGCTGGAATATCTGGTTCTATCGGCCTTGTCGCAAAGTCATTTGACCATTTAGCAAACGAGCTTAAGGCTCGAGAACTCGCACGCGGCAAGTCTGAAATTGCATTACAGCAGAGTGAAGAACGTTACCGCCGAATAGTGGAAACGGCCAGTGAAGGCATCATTGGCATGGACGTTGAGGGGTATGTCACTTATGTGAATGGCTCTCTATTACATATGCTTGGATACAATTTTGAGGAGATGCTCAGCAGGCATATAAAGGAGTTCATTTACCCAGAGGATTATGCGGACTACGATCGTCAAATTGCCTGCCGAAGTAATGGACTTCCTGGCTATTACGATCTGCGCTACAAAAAAAAAGATGGGGGGCCTCTCTGGTGCATGGTGTCCACAAGCCCTGTGATGGGAGTGGACGGCACCTACGAAGGCTCTTTCGCCATGCTCACCAACATAACGGAGCGTAAGTTGGCTGAAGAGGCCCTTGTCAAAAGCGAGAAGCTCTATGCCAACGCGATCGCTGCGACATCAGACGGCATCTGGGAATGGGACCTGACCACCGACGTGACATACTACAGTCCCCGCTGGTATGAAATGTTGGGGTACGAGGTCAACGCCTTTCCCATGAACCTGGAAGCATGGAAGAGCCTCTGTCATCCGGATGATCTCGAGGCTAGTATTGCAGCTATCCAGGTCTGTTTAGCATCTGCGGAGAGCTTGAGCTTTATGATTGAGTTTCGCATGCGGGCAAAGAGCGGAGCGTGGCGTTGGATTCGTGGACGGGGAAATGTCGTTGATCGCGATGCGCAGGGCAAGCCCAGAAAGGTCGCTGGCACCAATGCCGACATCACCGAGCGTAAATTGGCCGAAAGGGCTTTGCAGGAAAGTGAAGAGCGTTACAAACGCCTCGCAGACAATGCACAGGACGCAATCTTCCTGGCAGACGATTCCGGGAACATTTTGGATGCAAACCGCCATGCCCGCGAAACGCTCGGCTATTCACGCGAAGAGTTCACCCATATGCGCGTATGGGATATCGACTTGTCGGCTACCCCGGAATCATACTCTAGGTTGATAGCCACATGTCTGGCCCAGGGGGTGGTGACGGTGTTCGGATCGCACAGACGTGCAGACGGCACGGAGTATCCGGTCGAAGTTCAAACGTGCGTGTTTCAGGAGCAGGGGAGCAATTTCATCCTCGGCGTGGCAAGGGACGTCACGGATCGGATGAAAATGCAGGAACTCATGATCCAGACTGAGAAAATGATGAGCGTGGGAGGCTTGGCGGCTGGCATGGCGCATGAAATCAACAATCCCTTGAGTGGCATTTTGCAAAGCCTTCAGGTGATCAAGAGAAGGCTCAAAGAGCCGAGCGCATTGAGCGAAAGGGCGGCTTCAGAATCAGGGTGTACCTTCGAATCCATTCAAATATTTCTCGCGGCCAGGAAAATCTTCAACTTTCTTGACGCCATTGAGGAGTCAGGGAGGAGGGCTTCTCAGATTGTAAGAAGCATGCTGTCGTTTAGTCGCTGCGATTCGTCCGGGCATCAGCCAGTAGAAATTAAATCACTTCTCGATAAGTCACTGGAGTTATGCGCCACAGATTACGATCTGAAAAGCAATTATGATTTCCGCAACATCAAAATCATTAAGAACTACGACAGTCGGTCGCCAAGCGTGATGGGTTTGGCCACCCAGATTCAACAGGTGTTAATGAACATCTTGACTAACGCGGCTCACGCCATGGTTGGATCAAGGGAGCCTTGTTTAGTTTTGTCCACACGCCTTGAGGACGGCATGGTGCAAATTGACATCAAGGATAACGGGCCGGGAATGGCCGATGAATTGCGCAGAAAAGTATTTGAGCCGTTCTTCACTACCAAGGAAGTTGGTAGTGGGACGGGGCTTGGCTTTTCTGTGTCGTATTTCATCGTGGTCAATCATCATCGCGGGACCATTGAGGTCGAGTCCGAGTCCGGGAAAGGTGCGCATTTCATCATTCGCCTACCGTCCGCACTAGACAGGGAGGCTCCTCGCGCCCCATTGGCCCAGCGGTAAGGGGAGCGGACTGCTGATCGTCGCTGGCGTCGTCGCACTTGCTCTGGTGGGCTTGGCGATCAAGCGTGTCATGGGAAAATCGGAATCTCGGCCAGAAGTACGAATCCATTTTGATCAGTACATGGAGCGCGTTGGGGTGGCGCACCTCGCAGAGCGATCTTTCTTTCACATCAGCGGTGGAGAGCGGCAGCTGGTGCTGATCGCCAGGGCCATCGCATCTGGGTGCGAAACGCTTCTGTGGACGAACCCTTTTCTTCCCTGGACCTGGACAAACAGGTCCGCACGCTCAGATTGCTGTATGATTTGGCAGAACAGTCAAACATCGGCATCATGTTCTCTACGCACCAGCCAGACCATCTGCTGGCTGGACACTGCTCCGTTCTCGTTCTGGACAATGAGACCCCCCAGGCCCGGCATTTGGCCAGCGAAAGCGTAAATGGCGCTGTTCTATCAGAAGTATACGGGACCGAAGTTGACGTTATTCATGTTGACAGAGACCGTACGCATTCAAGACATGCCGTCGTAAATTTCAGCGACAGGCTGTAGCTTCTCCATTCCCTTTTACAATCATTACGAATACAAATTAGCGAGGCCACAGACGTGATTGTTTCTTCCTCACAGAGTTCCGATTCTCAATCTGCTTCCTCCCATGACCACGACCATGACTGCTCTTGCGGACACGGGCACAACACCATGACCATGGCGCTGAACATGACCACAGTTCTTCAGACCACCACGGGCATGACCATGACCACGAGTGCTGCGAGGGCCATGACCACCACGACCATCACCACGGGGAGCACTCGGGAACGCCCAAGGCCCGCATAGGGAAAACCGCCATCCTTTTGGCGGCTTTCGGCTGCGCTCTTGACGATGTCCAGCTGCATTTCGAAGCGTTTGAAAGACAGGTGCGGCTTAAACACCCCGGTCTGGATGTCCGCTGGGCCTTCACGGCCAACAGGATACGCGCGAAACTTCGCCAGCGCGGCTATCCGTGCAGTTCCGTGGCGGAGGCATTGTCGCAGATGATCGACGAGGGCGTGAGGCATGTGGTGGTGCAGTCGCTGCACACGGTCCCGGGAGTGGAATACGACTGGACGGTACAACAGGCCATGGGAATGCTGCACCCCAGGAAGGGGCTCAGTGACGTAAGCGTCGGTTCGCCCCTGCTTCACGACCCGCAGGACATCATGCGGGCCGCGCAGGCTGCGGTGGACTATATTCCGACCGCGCGGGAGGAGTCGGATGCCGTGGTCCTTGTGGGACATGGCACATACCACGCAGGCCAGGCCTTCTACATGGCCTTCGAGAGCGCAATTTCCCGGCTCGTCCCGCAGGCCGTTGTGGGGACGCTTCTCGGCGAACCGGGGCTGTCCGCTGTCAAGGAGCGCCTTGCCCGGATGGGCGCCAGACGCGTTTTCCTGGTGCCGTTAATGTGTGTTCCCGGACACCACGTCCGTGTTGTCGGCGGCCACCCATATAGAGCCAAACCAGGGCCGGGGTGTCGTGCCATAGCGTGGCCAGGGTAATGGAGCCACCAGGACATGATCTGGACGATGCACATCAGCTTCGCTTGAGCTTCCGAAACGGCTATCCCCCTTCATCACACTTGGAGGGAATGATGGCAAACCGGAGGTTCGCGGTGCATGAAATTCGCAATATCATCAGCAGAATGCGCTTGGGAGAAACGAACCGTCAGGTTTCTCAGGTTGGGCTAATGGGCCGCAACAAAGCGGCGGCGTTACGCCGTACCGCGCTCGAGCAAGGATGGCTCGATCCAGGTTCCCCCATGCCGTCCAACGAAGCCATCGCTCAGATTGTTGGGCGCCGAGTAGTCCAGAAACAGGATTCATCGGTCGAGCCTTATGCTGAGCAGGTGCTGGCCTGGGCCAAGAGCGGTGTCACGGGCGTGGCCATCCATCAGACCCTGGTGCGCAACTTTGGTTTCAGCGGGGCGTACAACTCCGTGAAACGCTTCCTGCTACGGCATCGGGAGACGGAGCCAGCGACGATTATCCTGGACTTCAAGCCAGGGGAGGCCGCGCAAGTGGACTTTGGGACAGGACCGCCGGTTGTGGATTTCCGGACCGGTGAGGTGTTCAAAACTTGGTTCTTCGTCATGACCCTAGCCTTCAGTCGGCATCAGTACGTGGAGTTCGTCCTGGACCAGAGGGTGGAAACCTGGTTGGGCTGTCATCGGCGCGCCTTTGAGTCTTTCGGCGGAGTTCCCCGAAAAGTGATTCTCGACAATCCTAAATGTGCAATCACTAAGGCCTGTTACTACGACCCCGAGGTGCAGCGTGGCTATGCGGAAAGCGCGGAAGGCTATGGTTTTCTCATCTCTCCTTGTCCAGTTCGCGATCCGGCCAAAAAGGGCATCGTCGAGTCCGGTGTGAAGTATGTGAAGAAGAACTTCCTGCCGTTGCGTGAGTTCCGCGACCTGGCCGACCTCAACCGCCAGGCCGGTGAATGGGTTCTGGGAACGGCCGGCAATCGTATCCACGGGACCACCAGGGAATGCCCTCTGACCCGCTTTGCTCAGGTGGAAAAGGATTTCCTGAGAAGGCTGCCCGACGTGGCCCCGGAACCGGCTGCATGGGCACAGGTAAAGTTGCACGGCGACTGCCATGTCCAGTTTGAAAAACGCCGGTACTCCGCGCCATTCACGTTGGTCCATCAAACCCTTTGGTTGCGCGCCAGCGAGAAAAGCGTCCAGATTTACCACGGTCAGACTTTGGTGGCCATGCATCCCAGGTTGCGGAACCCTGGCCAGCGTTCAACGGTTCATGATCACCAGCCACCCGAGGCTCGAGCTTATCTTATGGCCGATCCTCAGTGGTGCCTGGAAAAGGCGGAAAAGATCGGTGCTTGCTGTCGGGAGTTGGTGGAGGCCTTATTCGAGCACAAGGTGCTCGACAAACTGCGCGCGGCGCAAGGCGTTATCCGTCTCGTCGGCAAGTTTGGAAACAATCGCCTGGAAGCGGCCTGTGCCCGCGCCCTTGCGCACGGCACGCCAACCTACGGCTCGTTGAAGAAGATATTGGAGAAGGGACTGGATCAGCAGCCGCTTTCGTCACCGCTCACCTTGAGTGCGGTTTACGGCGGCCAAGCCCGTTTCATCCGCCCGACCCAACTCAGGTTGCAGTGAGGACGTCTATCATGCATCCCATGCCGCAACTTTTGCCTCTGCTCAAACAGTTACGCCTGTCCGGTATCCTCGATTCCTTGGAAGTGCGGAACCGCCAGGCTGTGGAACAAAAACTATCCTACACGGATTTCCTGGCCATGCTCATCGAGGATGAACTCGCCAGGCGGGAACAACACAAATTTGCCCAACTTCAGCGCCGGGCTGGCTTCAATACACAAAAGACTCTGGAATCTTTTGATTTCACGTTCAATCCAGGCATCAACCAATCCCTGGTCATGGACTTGGCCACCTGCCGCTTCATGGACGAGAAGGCCCCGGTACTCATCGTGGGGCCGTGCGGGACGGGCAAGAGCCACTTGGCCCAGGCGCTTGGGCACATGGCCGTACGCCGTGGACATGACACGCTTTTCACCTCTCACGCAAAGCTCCTCGGCCAGATGTCGGCGGCTAGAGCCGTGGGAAACTATGAGCGAAAACTGGCCCATCTGGCCAAGATCGAGCTGCTCATCATCGATGATTTCGGACTCAAGCCTATGCGGCCGGGGCAAGACGAGGACTTCCACGATGTCATCGCCGAGCGCTATGAGCGCAGATCGACTATAGTCACCAGCAATTTGGACTTCAATGAATGGAGTGAGGCTTTCCACAACAAGCTGCTGGGAGCTGCGACCCTGGATCGCCTTCGGCATGGAGCCTATCGGGTAACTTTGGATGGAAAAAGCTACCGCTCCCCAAGGGCCAGTGGAGAGAATGAAGGCCCAGCCAAAACTGAAGAGAAAGGCGGATAAGGAATGGCTGGATCAGATCCAGCCGTCAAAAACCAACGGAGCAAGAGCAAAGCAGAACGCATCGTTCGCTGGCTTCATTAACCCGGCCATGGCTGGATCGATTAGGGTGGCCATTGACACGTGTCGACATATTCGGGGATTCAGCGCGCTCGTGGCTCCACTCCCTTTCATCCGTCGGACTGGAGGTGATGCCCGTCGAAAAGGGATCTCTTCTTCACGACGGTTTCCAGACTATCTGGCTGGATCATCTTGATGAAGCGCTTTCAAGGCTCACTGTACAGATGCGCAAGGAAGGGAGGGCATGACGTTAAGGCCTGAGGCAGATTTTTCTTCACGAAACAGCTGGCAAGAAGAGTCAGGCCGACAAACGTCCGTTTGCCAAGAGCCGGGCCACCACCACGATCTGGAACAGTCGGCTCAGTGAATTCAGCCGTGGGGGGTAAGTCCTGAACAGGGAGGCGAAGCATCCCGCGCCAGAGTCGGCAAGAACGCCCTTGGGTCAGGTTCCCCCTTCCCGCAGGCGATGACGCGTTACATCAGCCTAGAAGGGATACGGTCCTTCAAATTCCTTCTGGCGCGGGTTGGGGAACTTCCCAGCAGCCTTCAGGGCGGCGATGTTCTTCGAGCGATCCGTGAAGTGCATGTGCAGGAACTGCTCGGCCTTGTGGCTCATGGGCTTTTCCAGCCAGTTCTTGTACAGGGCCTTCACCTGGGGGTTGTCCTGGGAAGCCCTGATCTTGAACTTGACATCAGCGCCATAGACCCCGTTGATGCGGTCCATCATGAATTCCTTCAGTTGCTTGGCGGCAGCGACAGCCTGCTTGGTGGTACGCAGGCCGATGACCAGCCCTCCTGCCACCACGCAGGAAGCCTTCAGGAACTGGCGGCGGGTGAAGTCGGCAATGCTCATATTCACCTCCTATGCCTTGTTGGTGTTGTACATTTCGAGGCGCTTGCGCAGACCGGCGTAGAGTTTGGTGGTCTTCCATTCCATGGAGGTCAGAACGCCCGGCATGACGGGCTGGCCGCCGCCGCAGACGCAGCCGCCGGGGCAGGTCATGATTTCAATGAAGTGATAGGGCGACTTCCCGGCCCTGATCTCCTCAAGGATGGGCTTGGCGTTCTTGAGTCCGTTCACCACGCAGACCTTGAGGTCCACGTCGCCGACCTTCACGTCCGCCTTCTTCACGCCGTCAATGCCACCGCGCACGAGCTTGAAGTCCATGCTCTGGGGCGGCTTTCCGGTGACGGCCTGATAGGCGAAGCGCAACGCCGCCTCCATGACGCCGCCAGACACACCGAAGATGGTCGCGCCGCCCGTGGAAGCGCCCATGAGGGGGTCCACCTTGTCGGTCTTGACCTTGGCGAAGTCGATGCCCGCCTTCTTGATCATGTAGGCCAGTTCGCGGGTGTCGATGGTGGCGTCGATGTCCTGGTAGCCGCTGGACCACAGGTCCGCGCGCATGCCTTCGTACTTCTTGGCCGTGCAGGGCATGATGGACACGGTGTAGATCTTGGAGCGGTCCACCTTGATGTTGTCTGCCCCGTAGGTCTTGGAGAGCGCGCCGCACATGCCGATGGGCGACTTGCAGCTGGAGAGGTACGGGAGCAGGTCCGGGTAGAAGGACTCCACATACTTGTGCCAGCCCGGGCAGCAGGAGGTGAACTGGGGCAGAGGCTTGTCGATCTTCTTGGTCAGCCTGCCGACAAGTTCCGAGCCCTCTTCCCAGATGGTCACGTCGGCGGCGAACTCGTTGTCCCAAGTGTGGTCGAAACCGAGAGCCTTGAGGGCGGCCAGCATGTGATCGGTGCTCACGGACCCGACGGGCATGCCGAAGCAGTCGCCCAGGGCGTAGCGTACGGCGGGCGCGGGCATGGCGATCTTCTTGATGCTCTTGTCCTTGAGCTTGGCCGTAATGGGCGTCACCCAGGACTGGGCTTCGTAGATCGCGCCGACCGGGCAGTGGGTCAGGCACTGGCCGCAGTTGACGCACAGGGGCTCGTAGGGGATGGAGTGCGGCCCGCCGGATTCGCCGAAGATGGCTCCGGTGGGGCAATAGCCCATGCAGGTGTCGCAGCCGATGCACTTCTTCTCGTCGATCTGGATGAAAAAGAGCTTATCCGGATCGTCCTTGGGATTGGGAGCATGATCTTCGTAGAAGATTTTCTCCATTTCGATGCGCGCCATGGATAGTCCTCCAGGTGTTGGGGGTTGGATCGAGAGCCTCAGCCGGGTTTTCGCACCTCCTTGGGTTGGGCTGATCGAAATGCCTCCAGCGCGGCGGGAAACGGCTCCAGCGCCCGTTCAAGCACGCCTTGTAGCCGCGAGATAGCCACGCCGTAGTTTGTGACGGGCACGCCTGCCGCCTTGGCGGCGTGCATGCGCGAGAGCATGTGGCGGCGCGTGATGACGCACCCTCCGCAGTGAATCACCACTTTGAACGATTCCAGGTCCTCGGGGTAATCCTTGCCCGAGGCCAGCACGGCTTCGACGCCCCCACCGGCATACTGGTTGATCCAGCGGGGAATCTTCACCCGGCCGATGTCGTCGGCCAGGGGGTGGTGGGTGCAGGCCTCGGCGATGAG
This genomic stretch from Fundidesulfovibrio putealis DSM 16056 harbors:
- a CDS encoding cache domain-containing protein; the protein is MRFMLPSSVRANLLLVILAGILPMVVVILWTGDELRKKEQLEAEAGSQLICGSLASQQEAITLGVKQLLSTLAQLPEVQGLDVKKCSLLFENLLELNPHHGNIVLLNTNGDALASGRAFLKSNIMHLKHVADAKNRLEFSAGQYQVGSISKVPVFSFAFPVMDFSGRLVGILATSLKLDRYYAMFELTAMPPGTVFEVLDDTGVRMVRYPEGEKSRIGTPVSPNDWLQYFASVTPKGLKPYFEDHEGHSDHMDEDDARRHYISRQLRLNPGGPPYMIFTVGIPEAQIIAKADAVTIRYLIWLSVASLLSLATAYLIGKRGLVIPLKKMANTAKQLESGDLEARTGLEYLVLSALSQSHLTI
- a CDS encoding PAS domain-containing sensor histidine kinase, which codes for MALQQSEERYRRIVETASEGIIGMDVEGYVTYVNGSLLHMLGYNFEEMLSRHIKEFIYPEDYADYDRQIACRSNGLPGYYDLRYKKKDGGPLWCMVSTSPVMGVDGTYEGSFAMLTNITERKLAEEALVKSEKLYANAIAATSDGIWEWDLTTDVTYYSPRWYEMLGYEVNAFPMNLEAWKSLCHPDDLEASIAAIQVCLASAESLSFMIEFRMRAKSGAWRWIRGRGNVVDRDAQGKPRKVAGTNADITERKLAERALQESEERYKRLADNAQDAIFLADDSGNILDANRHARETLGYSREEFTHMRVWDIDLSATPESYSRLIATCLAQGVVTVFGSHRRADGTEYPVEVQTCVFQEQGSNFILGVARDVTDRMKMQELMIQTEKMMSVGGLAAGMAHEINNPLSGILQSLQVIKRRLKEPSALSERAASESGCTFESIQIFLAARKIFNFLDAIEESGRRASQIVRSMLSFSRCDSSGHQPVEIKSLLDKSLELCATDYDLKSNYDFRNIKIIKNYDSRSPSVMGLATQIQQVLMNILTNAAHAMVGSREPCLVLSTRLEDGMVQIDIKDNGPGMADELRRKVFEPFFTTKEVGSGTGLGFSVSYFIVVNHHRGTIEVESESGKGAHFIIRLPSALDREAPRAPLAQR
- a CDS encoding sirohydrochlorin cobaltochelatase, which encodes MAAFGCALDDVQLHFEAFERQVRLKHPGLDVRWAFTANRIRAKLRQRGYPCSSVAEALSQMIDEGVRHVVVQSLHTVPGVEYDWTVQQAMGMLHPRKGLSDVSVGSPLLHDPQDIMRAAQAAVDYIPTAREESDAVVLVGHGTYHAGQAFYMAFESAISRLVPQAVVGTLLGEPGLSAVKERLARMGARRVFLVPLMCVPGHHVRVVGGHPYRAKPGPGCRAIAWPG
- the istA gene encoding IS21 family transposase yields the protein MHEIRNIISRMRLGETNRQVSQVGLMGRNKAAALRRTALEQGWLDPGSPMPSNEAIAQIVGRRVVQKQDSSVEPYAEQVLAWAKSGVTGVAIHQTLVRNFGFSGAYNSVKRFLLRHRETEPATIILDFKPGEAAQVDFGTGPPVVDFRTGEVFKTWFFVMTLAFSRHQYVEFVLDQRVETWLGCHRRAFESFGGVPRKVILDNPKCAITKACYYDPEVQRGYAESAEGYGFLISPCPVRDPAKKGIVESGVKYVKKNFLPLREFRDLADLNRQAGEWVLGTAGNRIHGTTRECPLTRFAQVEKDFLRRLPDVAPEPAAWAQVKLHGDCHVQFEKRRYSAPFTLVHQTLWLRASEKSVQIYHGQTLVAMHPRLRNPGQRSTVHDHQPPEARAYLMADPQWCLEKAEKIGACCRELVEALFEHKVLDKLRAAQGVIRLVGKFGNNRLEAACARALAHGTPTYGSLKKILEKGLDQQPLSSPLTLSAVYGGQARFIRPTQLRLQ
- the istB gene encoding IS21-like element helper ATPase IstB; this translates as MHPMPQLLPLLKQLRLSGILDSLEVRNRQAVEQKLSYTDFLAMLIEDELARREQHKFAQLQRRAGFNTQKTLESFDFTFNPGINQSLVMDLATCRFMDEKAPVLIVGPCGTGKSHLAQALGHMAVRRGHDTLFTSHAKLLGQMSAARAVGNYERKLAHLAKIELLIIDDFGLKPMRPGQDEDFHDVIAERYERRSTIVTSNLDFNEWSEAFHNKLLGAATLDRLRHGAYRVTLDGKSYRSPRASGENEGPAKTEEKGG
- a CDS encoding iron hydrogenase small subunit — protein: MSIADFTRRQFLKASCVVAGGLVIGLRTTKQAVAAAKQLKEFMMDRINGVYGADVKFKIRASQDNPQVKALYKNWLEKPMSHKAEQFLHMHFTDRSKNIAALKAAGKFPNPRQKEFEGPYPF
- a CDS encoding [FeFe] hydrogenase, group A encodes the protein MARIEMEKIFYEDHAPNPKDDPDKLFFIQIDEKKCIGCDTCMGYCPTGAIFGESGGPHSIPYEPLCVNCGQCLTHCPVGAIYEAQSWVTPITAKLKDKSIKKIAMPAPAVRYALGDCFGMPVGSVSTDHMLAALKALGFDHTWDNEFAADVTIWEEGSELVGRLTKKIDKPLPQFTSCCPGWHKYVESFYPDLLPYLSSCKSPIGMCGALSKTYGADNIKVDRSKIYTVSIMPCTAKKYEGMRADLWSSGYQDIDATIDTRELAYMIKKAGIDFAKVKTDKVDPLMGASTGGATIFGVSGGVMEAALRFAYQAVTGKPPQSMDFKLVRGGIDGVKKADVKVGDVDLKVCVVNGLKNAKPILEEIRAGKSPYHFIEIMTCPGGCVCGGGQPVMPGVLTSMEWKTTKLYAGLRKRLEMYNTNKA